In Candidatus Omnitrophota bacterium, a single genomic region encodes these proteins:
- the murG gene encoding undecaprenyldiphospho-muramoylpentapeptide beta-N-acetylglucosaminyltransferase, whose protein sequence is MRVLIVTGSSGGHIFPALALIDSLKNLSNDVLLVLPKKSTCDNAIFLESAQIKYIPAASLSLNLSSKNIRGAYSFLLGAWESLRILVRFKPDIVVGFGSLNTIAMIFWAWLFRIKTIIHEQNVIPGRANRLLAKLVDRIAVSFSQTVNYLKVCVKKIVFTGNPLRKDLIRIAKKEALDFFKFKEGKFNILITGGSQGSNKLNSVCLEALSACQKKDDLQVIHICGIQDFPALKVRYESLNLRYRLFEFLAVMQYAYSIADLVICRSGATTIAELQRFGIPAILVPYPFAYAHQEANARILEDLGAALIFRDEQLCPEKITDKLNEFSMDPNKLKAMRESYVRLQVLDAASLLAKEVLK, encoded by the coding sequence ATGAGAGTTTTGATTGTTACCGGTTCAAGCGGTGGGCATATTTTTCCCGCTCTGGCTTTGATAGATTCATTAAAGAATTTATCCAATGATGTGCTTTTAGTCCTACCTAAAAAAAGCACTTGTGACAATGCTATTTTTTTAGAATCCGCGCAAATTAAATATATCCCTGCAGCTAGTTTAAGCCTTAATTTGAGCAGCAAGAATATAAGAGGCGCTTATTCATTTTTGTTGGGCGCCTGGGAAAGCTTGCGTATTCTCGTAAGGTTTAAGCCTGATATTGTGGTTGGGTTTGGAAGCTTAAATACTATTGCCATGATATTTTGGGCCTGGTTGTTTAGGATAAAAACTATTATTCATGAACAAAATGTTATTCCAGGTAGGGCAAATCGCTTACTTGCGAAATTAGTTGACCGAATAGCAGTATCTTTTAGTCAGACAGTAAATTATTTAAAAGTTTGCGTTAAAAAAATTGTTTTTACCGGTAACCCTCTGCGCAAGGATCTGATCCGCATAGCTAAGAAAGAGGCGCTTGATTTTTTTAAGTTTAAAGAAGGTAAATTTAATATATTAATTACCGGTGGAAGCCAAGGGTCGAATAAGTTAAATTCTGTTTGTTTGGAGGCGTTATCTGCTTGTCAGAAAAAAGATGACCTCCAAGTAATTCATATTTGCGGAATTCAGGATTTCCCTGCTCTTAAGGTAAGATATGAATCTTTGAATTTGAGATATAGGCTGTTTGAATTTTTAGCTGTTATGCAATATGCTTATAGCATAGCGGATCTGGTAATTTGTCGTTCAGGCGCTACAACAATTGCCGAGTTGCAAAGGTTTGGAATACCTGCGATATTAGTACCATATCCTTTTGCTTATGCGCACCAGGAGGCTAATGCCCGCATACTAGAGGATCTTGGAGCCGCATTGATTTTTAGAGATGAGCAATTGTGCCCAGAAAAAATAACTGATAAATTGAACGAGTTTTCAATGGATCCGAATAAGCTCAAAGCTATGCGAGAATCTTATGTGCGACTTCAGGTTTTAGATGCAGCTTCATTACTTGCTAAAGAGGTTTTGAAATGA
- the murC gene encoding UDP-N-acetylmuramate--L-alanine ligase — MKEYYHFIGIGGIGMSGIAHLLLKSGFRVSGSDLKDNHITNELKSLGAKIFIGHNAQNVGGQDLVVYSSAISEDNPELRQAKILGIPVIKRAQALAKLMREKTAITVAGSHGKTTTTSLVSYLLLEAGLNPTVVVGGILNNINTNACLGNGDFFVAEADESDGSFLSYSPKYSVITNIDREHLDYYHNFDNELEAFDSFIKCTQEEGCVFACSDDPNLVNMLKAYKGKHLFFGLDNAADIYAKNILFTGLSSDFDCYFKNKLISRFHLALGGRHNISNSLAVIALGLELGINLGCIRRVLEGYKGTHRRLETKLKNDKYLVIDDYAHHPSEIKATLQAITNLDAGRLIVVFQPHRFSRTQLLLDEFAKSFETVDYLIITDIYAASEQPIDGICAKKLLEKIKEFAKNKEVLYLPKEDIIEHLIGILRKDDLVITLGAGDITKVSDVLAQRLK, encoded by the coding sequence ATGAAGGAGTATTATCATTTTATAGGGATAGGCGGTATAGGGATGAGTGGTATTGCTCATTTATTACTGAAAAGCGGCTTTAGGGTAAGCGGTTCAGATCTAAAAGATAATCATATTACCAATGAGCTGAAGAGTTTGGGAGCAAAGATATTTATTGGCCATAATGCGCAAAATGTGGGAGGCCAGGATTTGGTGGTTTATTCTTCGGCGATAAGTGAGGATAATCCAGAATTACGCCAAGCAAAAATTTTAGGAATACCTGTAATCAAAAGAGCCCAAGCTTTAGCGAAGCTTATGCGGGAAAAGACAGCAATAACAGTTGCCGGTAGCCACGGTAAAACTACTACTACTTCGCTGGTTTCTTATCTTTTACTTGAAGCCGGGCTTAATCCTACTGTAGTTGTCGGAGGAATACTTAATAATATCAATACCAATGCTTGTTTAGGAAATGGTGATTTTTTCGTCGCTGAAGCCGATGAATCCGATGGGTCATTCTTAAGTTATAGCCCGAAATATTCAGTTATTACTAATATTGACCGGGAGCATTTGGATTATTATCATAATTTTGACAACGAATTAGAGGCATTTGATTCTTTTATAAAATGCACTCAGGAGGAAGGATGCGTCTTTGCCTGCTCAGATGATCCTAATTTAGTAAATATGCTAAAAGCCTATAAAGGCAAACATTTATTTTTTGGCCTGGATAATGCTGCTGATATTTACGCTAAGAATATTTTATTTACAGGGCTATCTTCCGATTTCGACTGTTATTTTAAAAATAAATTGATTTCCCGTTTTCATTTAGCTTTAGGTGGCAGGCATAATATTTCAAATTCTTTGGCGGTAATTGCTTTGGGTTTAGAATTGGGTATTAATTTAGGGTGTATCCGCAGAGTTCTAGAAGGATATAAAGGTACTCACCGTAGGCTGGAGACGAAACTTAAGAATGATAAATATTTAGTAATCGATGATTATGCGCATCATCCCTCTGAGATTAAGGCTACTTTGCAGGCAATTACTAATCTGGATGCGGGACGCTTGATCGTTGTGTTTCAACCGCATCGTTTTAGCCGTACCCAGTTACTTTTAGATGAATTTGCAAAATCTTTTGAAACGGTTGATTATTTGATCATCACGGATATTTATGCGGCAAGCGAACAGCCCATTGATGGGATATGCGCCAAAAAGTTATTAGAAAAAATAAAGGAATTCGCAAAAAATAAAGAAGTGTTATATTTGCCTAAAGAAGATATAATTGAACATTTGATAGGTATTTTGCGCAAGGATGATTTGGTGATCACCTTGGGAGCAGGAGATATTACAAAGGTTTCCGATGTTTTGGCCCAAAGACTTAAATAA